One Deinococcus sp. LM3 genomic region harbors:
- a CDS encoding SPFH domain-containing protein, whose product MGFTIFVSVLLLLVIVTLFAGVKSVPQGYQWTQERFGKFLRTLSPGLNVIIPYIDRIGRKVNMMEQVLDVPSQEVITRDNALVTVDAVVFYQVLDAAKASYEVGNLEQASLNLTMTNIRTVMGSMDLDELLSNRDQINARLLGVVDEATAPWGIKVTRIEVKDIKPPADLVASMARQMKAEREKRANILDAEGFRQAAILKAEGEKQAEILNAEGRRQAAFLESEARERQAQAEAEATRMVSEAIAAGNVQAINYFVAQRYVDALKEIATSPNQKTLILPVEAVSVLGSLQGIAEVAREAFGRKA is encoded by the coding sequence ATGGGATTCACTATTTTCGTCAGCGTTTTGCTGCTGCTGGTCATCGTCACGCTGTTCGCCGGAGTCAAGAGTGTGCCTCAGGGGTACCAGTGGACGCAGGAACGCTTCGGGAAGTTCCTGCGGACCCTGTCGCCAGGGCTGAACGTCATCATTCCGTACATCGACCGGATCGGCCGCAAGGTCAACATGATGGAACAGGTCCTCGACGTTCCCAGCCAGGAAGTCATCACCCGCGACAACGCACTCGTCACCGTGGACGCCGTCGTGTTCTATCAGGTGCTCGACGCCGCCAAGGCCAGTTACGAGGTCGGGAACCTCGAGCAGGCCAGCCTCAACCTCACCATGACCAACATCCGCACCGTGATGGGCAGCATGGACCTCGACGAACTCCTCAGCAACCGTGACCAGATCAACGCCCGCCTGCTCGGCGTGGTGGACGAGGCCACCGCCCCGTGGGGCATCAAGGTCACGCGAATTGAGGTCAAGGACATCAAGCCGCCCGCCGATCTGGTCGCCAGCATGGCCCGCCAGATGAAGGCCGAACGCGAGAAACGCGCCAACATCCTGGACGCCGAGGGCTTCCGGCAGGCCGCCATCCTGAAAGCCGAGGGTGAAAAGCAGGCCGAGATCCTGAACGCCGAGGGCCGCCGCCAGGCCGCCTTCCTGGAATCCGAGGCCCGCGAACGCCAGGCGCAGGCCGAGGCCGAGGCGACCCGCATGGTCAGCGAGGCCATCGCCGCCGGGAACGTGCAGGCCATCAACTACTTCGTCGCGCAGCGCTACGTGGACGCCCTGAAAGAGATCGCCACGTCCCCCAACCAGAAGACCCTGATCCTGCCCGTCGAGGCGGTCAGTGTGCTGGGCAGCCTGCAGGGCATCGCGGAAGTGGCCCGCGAGGCCTTCGGACGCAAGGCCTAG
- a CDS encoding NfeD family protein: MDWLPTLERVQPWHWWVLGALLLILEVAAPGVFFVWLALASFALGLVVFVLPVPVAVQLLLFAVLSVASVLLGRRYLSRLLPDSPEANGLNQGSGRLVGQTVTVTQAIENGVGRVRVADGEWRATGPDTPAGARVLIVAADGATLHVREVNGTWT; this comes from the coding sequence GTGGACTGGCTGCCCACCCTGGAACGCGTGCAGCCCTGGCACTGGTGGGTGCTGGGCGCGCTCCTGCTGATCCTGGAAGTCGCCGCGCCCGGCGTGTTCTTCGTGTGGCTGGCCCTGGCCTCCTTCGCCCTGGGACTGGTCGTGTTCGTCCTGCCGGTCCCGGTCGCCGTGCAACTGCTGCTGTTCGCGGTCCTCAGTGTCGCCAGCGTCCTGCTGGGCCGCCGCTACCTGAGCCGCCTGCTGCCCGACTCGCCCGAGGCGAACGGCCTGAACCAGGGCAGCGGCCGGCTGGTCGGGCAGACCGTGACCGTCACGCAGGCCATCGAGAACGGCGTGGGCCGCGTGCGCGTCGCGGACGGTGAGTGGCGGGCCACCGGCCCCGACACGCCCGCCGGAGCGCGGGTCCTGATCGTCGCCGCCGACGGCGCGACCCTGCACGTCCGCGAGGTCAACGGCACCTGGACCTGA
- a CDS encoding antibiotic biosynthesis monooxygenase has product MSAHLDPATPDPSPTAAPPTGTGITLVVTERVRRSQLEAYEAWARRLHVLQGAQPGFVGLHVLRDLSGPVAEYVTLVRFRDRASLEAWRSSPAYREALTELDRFTAGEVEYREAQGLEAWFDRPSRLPAPPLWKNVIVGVVGVYPLIMLFATLLRPLTADWPGWAATLATATLSTIFLNWPVLPLLSRTLRPWLYPVRRGT; this is encoded by the coding sequence ATGTCTGCCCACCTTGACCCCGCCACTCCTGATCCGTCCCCCACCGCCGCTCCCCCGACCGGGACGGGCATCACCCTGGTCGTCACGGAGCGGGTGCGCCGCTCGCAGCTGGAGGCGTACGAGGCCTGGGCACGGCGCCTGCACGTCCTTCAGGGGGCGCAGCCGGGCTTCGTGGGGCTGCATGTCCTGCGGGACCTGAGCGGACCGGTCGCGGAGTACGTGACGCTGGTGCGTTTCCGGGACCGGGCGTCGCTGGAGGCGTGGCGGTCGTCGCCCGCCTACCGCGAGGCGCTGACGGAACTGGACCGCTTCACAGCGGGTGAGGTCGAGTACCGCGAGGCGCAGGGGCTGGAGGCGTGGTTCGACCGGCCCTCGCGGTTGCCGGCCCCGCCACTGTGGAAGAACGTCATCGTGGGCGTGGTGGGGGTGTACCCGCTGATCATGCTGTTCGCCACGCTGCTGCGTCCCCTGACGGCCGACTGGCCCGGCTGGGCGGCCACGCTGGCGACGGCCACGCTGTCCACCATCTTCCTGAACTGGCCGGTGCTGCCGCTGCTGTCACGGACGCTGCGGCCCTGGCTGTACCCGGTGCGGCGCGGCACGTAA
- the rpsI gene encoding 30S ribosomal protein S9: MAIQQPEQFYGTGRRKSAVARVFLRPGEGKIIVNGKEFQTYFRGLLRAVHALQAFRETGTAGRYDAVITVVGGGPTGQADAIKLGISRALLKVNPDFRAQLKPKGLLTRDPREVERKKYGLKKARRAPQFSKR, from the coding sequence ATGGCGATTCAGCAACCTGAACAGTTCTACGGCACCGGCCGCCGCAAGAGCGCCGTGGCCCGCGTGTTCCTCCGCCCCGGCGAAGGCAAGATCATCGTGAACGGCAAAGAGTTCCAGACCTACTTCCGTGGTCTGCTGCGCGCCGTGCACGCCCTGCAGGCGTTCCGTGAGACCGGCACCGCCGGCCGTTACGACGCCGTGATCACCGTGGTCGGCGGCGGCCCCACCGGCCAGGCCGACGCGATCAAGCTGGGCATCTCCCGCGCCCTGCTGAAGGTCAACCCCGACTTCCGCGCGCAGCTCAAGCCCAAGGGCCTGCTGACCCGCGATCCCCGCGAAGTCGAGCGCAAGAAGTACGGCCTCAAGAAGGCCCGCCGCGCTCCCCAGTTCAGCAAGCGCTGA
- the rplM gene encoding 50S ribosomal protein L13, whose protein sequence is MKTYIPKNDEQNWVVVDATNVPLGRLATLIASRIRGKHRPDFTPNMIQGDFVVVLNAEKVALTGNKLDGKVYTRYSGYQGGLKTETAREALKKHPERVIEHAVFGMLPKGRQGRAMHPRLKVYAGETHPHAAQKPQTLEVK, encoded by the coding sequence GTGAAAACCTACATCCCCAAAAATGACGAGCAGAACTGGGTCGTTGTGGACGCAACGAACGTGCCCCTGGGCCGCCTGGCGACGCTGATCGCGAGCCGCATCCGTGGCAAGCACCGCCCCGACTTCACGCCGAACATGATTCAGGGCGACTTCGTGGTCGTGCTGAACGCCGAGAAGGTCGCCCTGACCGGCAACAAGCTCGATGGTAAGGTCTACACCCGCTACAGCGGCTACCAGGGTGGCCTGAAGACCGAAACCGCCCGCGAGGCGCTGAAGAAGCACCCCGAGCGTGTCATCGAGCACGCCGTGTTCGGCATGCTGCCCAAGGGCCGTCAGGGCCGCGCCATGCACCCCCGCCTGAAGGTGTACGCCGGCGAGACGCACCCCCACGCCGCCCAGAAACCCCAGACGCTCGAGGTCAAATAA
- the aroQ gene encoding type II 3-dehydroquinate dehydratase, giving the protein MLLVLNGPNLNRLGLREPGVYGSQTLEDLERQCEAWGAELGTSVTCRQSNYEGQLIEWIHEAQEQGFSGVVINPGALTHYSYALRDAIAGQPLPVVEVHISNVDAREEFRHTSVTAAVCHGKISGLGFLGYRLGMEALIEA; this is encoded by the coding sequence ATGCTGCTCGTGCTGAACGGCCCCAACCTCAACCGCCTCGGCCTGCGGGAACCCGGCGTGTACGGCTCCCAGACCCTCGAAGACCTCGAACGGCAGTGCGAGGCCTGGGGCGCGGAACTCGGCACCTCTGTCACCTGCCGCCAGAGCAACTACGAGGGTCAACTGATCGAATGGATCCACGAGGCGCAGGAACAGGGCTTCAGCGGCGTGGTCATCAACCCCGGCGCGCTCACCCACTACAGTTACGCGCTGCGCGACGCCATCGCCGGGCAACCCCTGCCGGTCGTCGAGGTGCACATCAGCAACGTGGACGCCCGCGAAGAGTTCCGGCATACGAGCGTCACGGCCGCCGTGTGCCACGGCAAGATCAGCGGCCTGGGCTTCCTGGGCTACCGCCTGGGCATGGAAGCGCTGATAGAGGCGTGA
- the aroB gene encoding 3-dehydroquinate synthase gives MRRIEVGHAGEPGAYTVTVGADLLAGLRVPERHVALIHPEDLPREFVAQVQAALNPAVTIEVPARDDCKTLDVLSGVLSRLAGANIPRDGAVVGLGGGAATDLAGFAAASYLRGVAFYTLPTTLLGMVDAAVGGKTGVNLPEGKNLVGAFWPPRAVWCDTRTLATLPGAVFREGAAEAFKHGLISDPSLLARVLDPEFRPGGALLEDTLADAIAVKAGVVTRDLTERGERAYLNFGHTLAHALEAVTHHGAAHGDAVGYGLHYAARLSRALGGEDLTTHTRAFLRWQRPSPLPALTYDDVAPFMARDKKADADGVRFVLLRAVADPYLTRVPESVLRTEFTDWQADLADLGLAAATPPAAALHNPALT, from the coding sequence GTGCGGCGGATTGAGGTCGGCCACGCCGGAGAGCCCGGAGCCTACACGGTCACGGTCGGCGCGGACCTGCTGGCGGGCCTGCGCGTTCCCGAGCGGCACGTGGCGCTGATTCATCCGGAGGACCTGCCGCGTGAATTCGTGGCGCAGGTGCAGGCGGCGCTGAATCCAGCCGTGACGATCGAGGTGCCGGCCCGTGACGACTGCAAGACCCTGGACGTCCTGAGCGGCGTACTGTCTCGGCTAGCCGGGGCGAACATTCCCCGCGACGGGGCGGTCGTGGGCCTGGGCGGCGGGGCCGCGACCGACCTGGCGGGCTTCGCGGCCGCGAGTTACCTGCGCGGCGTGGCGTTCTACACCCTGCCGACCACGCTGCTGGGCATGGTGGACGCCGCCGTGGGCGGCAAGACCGGCGTGAACCTGCCGGAAGGCAAGAATCTGGTGGGGGCGTTCTGGCCGCCGCGCGCCGTGTGGTGCGATACCCGCACCCTGGCGACCCTGCCCGGCGCGGTGTTCCGCGAGGGGGCCGCCGAGGCCTTCAAGCACGGCCTGATCAGTGATCCCAGCCTGCTGGCGCGCGTGCTGGACCCCGAGTTCCGGCCCGGCGGCGCGCTGCTGGAAGACACCCTGGCCGACGCGATCGCGGTGAAGGCCGGCGTGGTGACCCGTGACCTGACCGAACGGGGCGAGCGGGCCTACCTGAACTTCGGGCACACGCTGGCACACGCGCTGGAAGCCGTCACCCACCACGGGGCGGCGCACGGCGACGCGGTCGGGTACGGCCTGCACTACGCCGCGCGGCTCTCCCGCGCGCTGGGCGGCGAGGACCTGACCACCCACACGCGGGCGTTCCTGCGCTGGCAGCGGCCCTCTCCCCTGCCGGCCCTGACCTACGACGACGTGGCCCCGTTCATGGCGCGCGACAAGAAAGCCGACGCGGACGGCGTGCGCTTCGTGCTGCTGCGCGCCGTGGCCGACCCGTACCTGACCCGCGTGCCCGAGAGCGTCCTGCGGACCGAATTCACGGACTGGCAGGCAGACCTCGCAGACCTGGGTCTGGCCGCCGCGACCCCGCCCGCCGCTGCGCTGCACAACCCCGCGCTCACCTGA
- a CDS encoding shikimate kinase — translation MSEGASVTPPGGDSLTLSPMFSSGLIERPVSWVALAGFMGTGKSRIGWELSRALALHFVDTDKLITRVVGKTIPEVFAQEGEGYFRACEHEVVHRVTRLEHAVISLGGGTFIQEENRRQLLERGPVVVLWATPETVYQRTKHSDRPLLRVEDPLSTIRSMMDEREPVYRQGTIHVHSDGRPSEEIVEEIIERLWAWADAQHAWAAQGEATTTGDHRAAD, via the coding sequence CTGTCAGAGGGTGCATCCGTCACGCCGCCCGGCGGGGATTCCCTTACACTGTCCCCCATGTTCAGTTCCGGCCTCATCGAGCGCCCCGTGTCGTGGGTGGCGCTGGCCGGTTTCATGGGAACCGGCAAGAGCCGTATCGGCTGGGAGCTGTCGCGGGCGCTGGCGCTGCACTTCGTTGATACCGACAAGCTGATCACGCGGGTGGTCGGCAAGACCATCCCCGAGGTGTTCGCGCAGGAGGGCGAGGGGTACTTCCGGGCCTGCGAGCACGAGGTCGTGCACCGCGTCACCCGCCTGGAACACGCGGTGATCAGCCTGGGCGGCGGAACCTTCATTCAGGAGGAGAACCGCCGCCAGTTGCTGGAACGCGGCCCGGTCGTGGTGTTGTGGGCCACGCCGGAGACGGTGTACCAGCGCACCAAGCACAGCGACCGGCCGCTGCTGCGCGTCGAGGATCCCCTCTCGACCATCCGCTCGATGATGGACGAACGCGAACCGGTGTACCGGCAGGGCACCATTCACGTGCACAGCGACGGGCGCCCCAGCGAGGAGATCGTCGAGGAGATCATCGAGCGGCTGTGGGCCTGGGCGGACGCGCAGCACGCCTGGGCCGCGCAGGGCGAAGCGACCACGACGGGGGATCACCGTGCGGCGGATTGA
- the aroC gene encoding chorismate synthase, whose protein sequence is MRYLTAGESHGPQLTAIIEGLPAQLNLGKGDIDPWLRRRQGGYGRGRRMVIETDEAEILSGVRAGRTTGAPVTLAIANKDHRNWTEIMSPEPGGEPRKKALTDARPGHADLTGGIKYRHRDLRDVLERASARETAARVAVGSVALKLLGELGVQGANYVASLAGIETRQAFSWDALDAIEDSDLRTPDADAAGQMRERIDQAKKDGDTLGGILEVRFRGLPVGLGSFVHYDRKLDGRIAQACLSVQAMKGVEIGRAFENATRPGSGVHDAVYYREGTYARDTNGAGGLEAGMTNGEELIVRVAMKPIATLMKPLPTVNVVSHEPSDAARERSDTTAVPAAGVVLQCAVGWVLAEAMLEKFGGDTLPELQERVAAARAFAQAY, encoded by the coding sequence ATGAGGTACTTGACCGCCGGGGAGTCGCACGGGCCGCAATTGACGGCCATCATCGAGGGGCTGCCTGCGCAGTTGAATCTGGGCAAAGGGGACATCGACCCGTGGCTGCGCAGGCGGCAGGGCGGGTACGGCCGGGGCCGGCGCATGGTGATCGAGACGGACGAGGCCGAGATTCTGAGTGGCGTGCGGGCGGGCCGCACGACGGGCGCGCCGGTCACGCTGGCCATCGCGAACAAGGATCACCGGAACTGGACGGAGATCATGTCACCCGAGCCGGGCGGCGAGCCTCGCAAGAAGGCCCTGACGGACGCGCGGCCCGGTCACGCGGATCTGACGGGCGGCATCAAGTACCGGCACCGGGACCTGCGGGACGTGCTGGAGCGCGCCAGTGCGCGTGAGACGGCGGCGCGCGTGGCGGTGGGCAGCGTGGCCCTGAAGCTGCTGGGCGAGCTGGGCGTGCAGGGCGCGAATTACGTGGCGAGCCTCGCGGGGATCGAGACGCGACAGGCGTTCTCCTGGGACGCGCTGGACGCCATCGAGGACAGCGACCTGCGCACGCCGGACGCGGACGCCGCCGGGCAGATGCGTGAACGGATCGATCAGGCCAAGAAGGACGGCGACACGCTGGGCGGCATTCTGGAGGTCCGGTTCCGGGGCCTGCCGGTGGGACTGGGATCGTTCGTGCATTACGACCGCAAGCTGGACGGGCGGATCGCGCAGGCGTGCCTGAGCGTGCAGGCCATGAAGGGCGTCGAGATCGGCCGGGCCTTCGAGAACGCCACCCGCCCCGGCAGCGGCGTGCACGACGCGGTGTACTACCGCGAGGGGACGTACGCGCGTGACACGAACGGCGCGGGCGGGCTGGAGGCCGGCATGACGAACGGCGAGGAGCTGATCGTGCGGGTCGCCATGAAACCCATCGCCACGCTGATGAAGCCGCTGCCGACCGTGAACGTGGTGTCTCACGAACCGTCCGACGCGGCCCGTGAGCGCAGCGACACGACGGCCGTTCCGGCGGCGGGCGTGGTGCTTCAGTGCGCGGTCGGGTGGGTGCTGGCCGAGGCGATGCTGGAGAAGTTCGGCGGCGACACCCTGCCCGAGTTGCAGGAGCGCGTGGCGGCGGCCCGCGCCTTCGCCCAGGCGTACTGA
- a CDS encoding secretin N-terminal domain-containing protein has product MTKRFAFLLLTAALGMAAAQTSTPAAPVTQTSASADPALTPANVTIEIGRYGGPLSSLLSALAKSAGYGLILDTNVDALPSAAGTAAPTTEAGTGTAGTPAATGTARPVVYSFQNKPFNEVWPLLMDVYGLSYDVVRLSGEPVLRVSNTPIQRSVTLKNADATQASQQVKLFFGTPTYSETPQRDAQGNTTGVLRTLADVKLDSATLRIIPDVRSNSVIIRGTNKEVAEVTRLLGQLDSTPGAGTSTTTTETQTVQRVYAVKGAQADIVAVLAAQYPGLKVTPVGQTGQLVITGPQNQLDAAVTLLGQVDRVAPVVAGAQITQRVFQLVNASAEEVKATLEGTLARELSTGSIVPNATLIDPTTGQPYTTGALANAPLNPAASAAGTGTAATDTRAATASIIADKRTNTLIVRGTADQVAQVADLIPNLDQRVPQINVQVRIQEITETASRSLGMDWKAGFGGFTVSAGSGGLGAAFDPTRSLVGFNLGATLNTLQGQGLSKSVYDGAITMQSGQRSLGSGTSTQNASGSAAATIKSGGRLELNIPSTAANVAPIQKQIDYGVNLDFFDPQVAPDGTITMRVRGQINDLRTTITADTVPNLLQFVNSEAQTTLTFKNGETLLLSGLLKTTESNNRDGVPFLSTIPVIGGLFGREATKREQTQLLVVITGTVVK; this is encoded by the coding sequence ATGACTAAACGCTTCGCATTCCTCCTGCTGACCGCCGCGCTGGGCATGGCCGCCGCGCAGACCTCCACTCCGGCCGCGCCGGTCACGCAGACCAGCGCCAGCGCCGACCCGGCCCTGACACCCGCGAACGTCACCATCGAGATCGGCCGTTACGGCGGCCCGCTGTCGAGCCTGCTGTCGGCACTCGCCAAATCGGCCGGGTACGGGCTGATCCTGGATACCAACGTGGACGCGCTGCCCTCGGCGGCCGGTACGGCGGCCCCCACCACCGAGGCAGGCACCGGCACCGCTGGTACGCCAGCCGCGACCGGCACGGCCCGCCCGGTCGTGTACTCCTTCCAGAACAAACCCTTCAACGAGGTCTGGCCGCTGCTGATGGACGTGTACGGCCTGAGCTACGACGTGGTGCGCCTGAGCGGCGAGCCGGTCCTGCGGGTCAGCAACACGCCCATCCAGCGCAGCGTGACCCTGAAGAACGCGGACGCCACGCAGGCCTCGCAGCAGGTGAAACTGTTCTTCGGGACGCCCACGTACAGCGAGACGCCGCAGCGCGACGCGCAGGGCAACACGACCGGCGTCCTGCGTACCCTGGCGGACGTGAAGCTGGATTCCGCGACTCTGCGGATCATTCCGGATGTGCGCAGCAACAGCGTGATCATTCGCGGCACGAACAAGGAAGTGGCCGAGGTCACGCGCCTGCTGGGGCAGCTGGACAGCACGCCCGGCGCCGGCACCAGCACCACCACCACCGAGACGCAGACCGTGCAGCGCGTGTACGCCGTGAAGGGCGCGCAGGCGGACATCGTGGCCGTGCTGGCCGCGCAGTACCCGGGCCTGAAGGTCACGCCGGTCGGGCAGACCGGGCAGCTGGTGATCACGGGACCGCAGAACCAGCTGGACGCCGCCGTGACCCTGCTGGGTCAGGTGGACCGCGTGGCGCCGGTGGTGGCGGGTGCGCAGATCACGCAGCGGGTGTTCCAGCTGGTGAATGCCAGCGCCGAGGAGGTCAAGGCGACCCTGGAAGGCACGCTGGCGCGTGAGCTGAGCACCGGTTCGATCGTGCCGAACGCCACGCTGATCGACCCGACGACCGGGCAGCCGTACACGACGGGCGCGCTGGCGAACGCACCGCTGAACCCGGCGGCGAGTGCGGCGGGTACCGGTACGGCCGCGACCGACACCAGGGCCGCCACCGCGTCGATCATCGCGGACAAGCGGACGAACACCCTGATCGTGCGCGGCACGGCGGATCAGGTGGCGCAGGTGGCCGACCTGATCCCGAACCTGGACCAGCGGGTTCCGCAGATCAACGTGCAGGTCCGCATCCAGGAGATCACGGAGACCGCCAGCCGCAGCCTGGGCATGGACTGGAAGGCAGGCTTCGGGGGCTTCACGGTCAGCGCGGGCAGTGGCGGGCTGGGCGCGGCCTTCGATCCGACCCGCAGTCTGGTGGGCTTCAACCTAGGCGCGACCCTGAACACCCTGCAGGGCCAGGGCCTGAGCAAGAGTGTGTACGACGGCGCGATCACCATGCAGAGCGGTCAGCGGTCCCTGGGCAGCGGGACCAGCACGCAGAACGCGTCGGGTTCGGCGGCGGCGACCATCAAGAGCGGCGGGCGTCTGGAGCTGAACATTCCGTCGACGGCGGCGAACGTGGCCCCGATTCAGAAGCAGATCGATTACGGCGTGAACCTCGACTTCTTCGATCCGCAGGTCGCGCCGGACGGCACGATCACCATGCGGGTGCGCGGCCAGATCAACGACCTGCGCACGACCATCACGGCGGACACCGTGCCGAACCTGCTGCAGTTCGTGAACAGCGAGGCTCAGACGACCCTGACCTTCAAGAACGGCGAGACGCTGCTGCTGAGCGGCCTGCTGAAAACCACCGAGAGCAACAACCGGGACGGCGTGCCGTTCCTGTCGACCATCCCGGTGATCGGTGGCCTGTTCGGCCGGGAAGCCACCAAGAGGGAGCAGACGCAACTGCTGGTGGTCATCACCGGGACGGTCGTCAAGTAA
- the pilO gene encoding type 4a pilus biogenesis protein PilO, translated as MLTKLSPRNLFLAALGLCLVILALWYTMRFQPRQAEISNLQGELDTLNSRVVVLRGNASRVPALREEVAALKVQQDEFLAALPQTANFGGVLDELRLTSSAAGASMDSFNVQSGNATGLPAGVRPIGLNLSVSGRFAELFQMLRSVETMSRFTNVNNLSLQLPEATSLDPELQGTMSLTVYTFDPAQAAATGTPGAPDAAPAAPAAPAPPAGGTQ; from the coding sequence GTGTTAACTAAACTCTCGCCGCGTAACCTGTTCCTGGCGGCGCTGGGCCTGTGTCTGGTGATCCTGGCGCTGTGGTACACCATGCGCTTCCAGCCCCGGCAGGCCGAGATCAGCAACCTGCAGGGCGAACTGGACACCCTGAACTCCCGCGTGGTCGTCCTGCGGGGCAACGCCAGCCGGGTCCCGGCGCTGCGTGAGGAAGTCGCGGCGCTCAAGGTGCAGCAGGACGAATTCCTGGCGGCGCTGCCGCAGACCGCGAATTTCGGCGGGGTTCTGGACGAACTGCGCCTGACGTCCAGCGCCGCCGGGGCCAGCATGGACAGCTTCAACGTGCAGAGCGGCAACGCGACGGGCCTGCCGGCCGGCGTGCGGCCCATCGGCCTGAACCTCAGCGTCAGCGGCCGCTTCGCGGAGCTGTTCCAGATGCTGCGCTCGGTCGAGACCATGAGCCGCTTCACGAACGTGAACAACCTGAGCCTGCAACTGCCGGAAGCCACCAGCCTCGACCCTGAACTGCAGGGCACCATGAGCCTGACCGTCTACACCTTCGATCCCGCCCAGGCCGCTGCGACCGGCACTCCGGGCGCCCCGGACGCCGCGCCGGCCGCGCCCGCCGCTCCGGCGCCCCCCGCAGGAGGCACCCAGTGA
- a CDS encoding fimbrial assembly protein — MVEINLLPQQYRKQSEPSAWRFATYALIPVTVAAILIPEVVTATRAGDLRKQIDSLNGEVTALTPVNQEFSELSREKTELEQITSIATQLREGKTYWTNDLAAFTAQLPAGSGVAVQNMTIKALDAAALSALQQGGVYSGKNVTREIDLTGSAASQQAVVGFLRTFENNPNFGVNFRSMQSDDETGQYTFNASVGIVQPVAATDTPADPNAPATAPAAPSGSAEGGPSVN; from the coding sequence GTGGTTGAAATCAACCTGCTGCCGCAGCAGTACCGCAAGCAGTCGGAACCCAGCGCCTGGCGCTTTGCCACGTACGCCCTGATCCCGGTCACGGTCGCCGCCATCCTCATTCCGGAGGTCGTGACCGCCACGCGCGCCGGGGACCTGCGCAAGCAGATCGACAGTCTGAACGGCGAGGTGACGGCCCTGACGCCCGTCAACCAGGAGTTCTCGGAACTGTCCCGCGAGAAGACCGAACTGGAACAGATCACCTCCATTGCCACGCAGTTGCGCGAAGGCAAGACCTACTGGACGAACGACCTCGCGGCGTTCACGGCGCAGCTGCCGGCCGGCAGTGGCGTGGCCGTGCAGAACATGACCATCAAGGCGCTCGACGCGGCCGCCCTGAGCGCCCTGCAGCAGGGCGGCGTGTACAGCGGCAAGAATGTCACGCGCGAGATCGACCTGACCGGCTCGGCCGCCAGCCAGCAGGCGGTCGTGGGCTTCCTGCGGACCTTCGAGAACAACCCGAACTTCGGCGTGAACTTCCGCTCCATGCAGTCCGACGACGAGACCGGGCAGTACACCTTCAACGCCAGCGTGGGCATCGTTCAGCCCGTCGCGGCGACCGACACCCCGGCCGACCCGAACGCCCCGGCCACCGCGCCCGCCGCTCCGTCCGGCAGCGCGGAGGGAGGCCCCAGTGTTAACTAA